The Vicinamibacterales bacterium genome contains a region encoding:
- a CDS encoding SpoIVB peptidase S55 domain-containing protein, with amino-acid sequence MRPRLSPLLACALATLALALGEGRLAARDTLMPVDEVRPGMVGVGRTVFQGSTIDEFTVRIIGTLKSVVAPQRDLILAKLEGGPLADTGVIAGMSGSPVYIDGKLLGAVSYQLGQFPKEPIAGITPIGEMTDATALTSSRPLRPAAVPLGRAVSAGELRALWASALAPPQPFAAAVGDLLAATSSLGLSRQVATELRPITVPLTAGGFDHDVLDRVAPMLPGTSITAARAQAPAAGAGQPLRPGDAVGVALLTGDFSLGATGTVTQVDGDKVYAFGHPLYNLGPTAFPMTRADVIAVLPSLVTSSKLASLGPVVGTVSQDRATAIAGHLGPAPAMVPVTIRLTSTRVPERSFSFQVVNDQLFTPLLTYLAVANVLTSYERQTGAATYVVKGEARVNGRTLGFDDVFVGDQSAANASSYVAGPLTALYRNANERFTVDGITLAIDADERTRTAEITRAWVDDTPVRPGGTARVHVQLRTFEGEDRLVTQAIDIPANAAGTLQLLVSEGPRLALQDTRGPRAELQSVAQIVRAANRAKRSHRVYLRLTASAPGAVVDGEPMPGLPPSVAAVLDGDRSASGTTSLRSAPRGEWEVVVPYAVSGSRQLSIAVDPS; translated from the coding sequence GTGAGGCCACGTCTTTCCCCGCTCCTCGCGTGCGCCCTCGCGACTCTCGCGCTGGCCCTGGGCGAGGGCCGGCTGGCCGCGCGCGACACCCTGATGCCGGTGGACGAGGTGCGGCCCGGCATGGTCGGCGTCGGCCGGACGGTGTTCCAGGGCTCGACGATCGACGAGTTCACGGTCCGGATCATCGGGACCCTGAAGAGCGTCGTCGCCCCCCAGCGCGATCTCATCCTGGCCAAGCTCGAGGGCGGCCCGCTGGCCGACACCGGCGTCATCGCCGGCATGAGCGGCAGCCCCGTCTACATCGACGGCAAGCTGCTCGGCGCCGTCTCCTATCAGCTCGGTCAGTTCCCGAAGGAGCCCATCGCCGGCATCACGCCGATCGGCGAGATGACGGACGCCACGGCCCTCACGAGCTCACGTCCTCTGCGGCCGGCGGCCGTGCCGCTGGGCCGCGCGGTGAGCGCCGGCGAACTGCGCGCGCTCTGGGCCTCCGCACTGGCGCCGCCGCAGCCGTTCGCGGCGGCTGTCGGTGATCTGCTCGCCGCCACGTCGAGCCTCGGCCTGTCCCGGCAGGTCGCCACCGAGCTTCGACCGATCACGGTGCCGCTCACGGCCGGCGGCTTCGACCACGACGTCCTCGACCGGGTGGCGCCGATGCTCCCGGGCACCTCGATCACCGCGGCGCGGGCGCAGGCGCCGGCGGCCGGCGCCGGTCAGCCGCTCCGCCCGGGCGATGCGGTCGGGGTCGCGCTCCTGACGGGCGACTTCTCCCTGGGCGCCACGGGCACGGTCACCCAGGTGGATGGCGACAAGGTCTACGCGTTCGGCCACCCGCTGTACAACCTCGGGCCCACGGCCTTTCCGATGACGCGCGCGGACGTCATCGCCGTCCTGCCGAGTCTGGTCACCTCGAGCAAGCTGGCCAGCCTCGGTCCCGTCGTCGGCACCGTCTCGCAGGACCGGGCCACGGCGATTGCGGGCCATCTCGGCCCCGCCCCGGCCATGGTGCCGGTCACGATCCGGCTGACGTCCACGCGCGTGCCGGAACGGTCCTTCTCGTTCCAGGTCGTCAACGACCAGCTCTTCACGCCGCTCCTCACCTACCTCGCCGTCGCCAACGTCCTCACGTCGTACGAACGGCAGACCGGCGCCGCCACCTACGTGGTGAAGGGCGAGGCGCGCGTCAACGGCCGCACGCTCGGCTTCGACGACGTCTTCGTGGGCGACCAGAGCGCGGCCAACGCCTCGTCGTACGTGGCCGGGCCGTTGACCGCCCTCTACAGGAACGCGAACGAGCGCTTCACGGTCGACGGCATCACGCTGGCCATCGACGCCGACGAGCGCACGCGCACGGCCGAGATCACGCGGGCCTGGGTGGACGACACGCCGGTGCGCCCCGGCGGCACGGCGCGCGTGCACGTGCAGCTGCGCACGTTCGAGGGCGAGGATCGGCTGGTCACGCAGGCCATCGACATTCCCGCCAACGCCGCTGGCACGCTGCAGCTCCTCGTCAGCGAAGGGCCGCGGCTGGCGCTGCAGGACACGCGCGGACCGCGGGCGGAGCTGCAGTCGGTGGCCCAGATCGTCCGCGCCGCCAACCGTGCGAAGCGCAGCCATCGGGTGTACCTCCGTCTCACGGCGTCCGCGCCCGGCGCCGTCGTGGACGGCGAGCCGATGCCGGGCCTGCCGCCATCGGTGGCCGCCGTGCTCGACGGCGACCGCAGCGCCAGCGGCACCACGTCCCTGCGCTCGGCGCCCCGCGGCGAGTGGGAGGTGGTCGTGCCGTACGCCGTCAGCGGCTCGCGCCAGCTCTCGATCGCCGTGGACCCCTCGTGA
- a CDS encoding anti-sigma factor encodes MTFVPCSAVRPLLEAFHDGELPLESHLEVRDHLESCAGCAAEASDLRGLSELFEDAAPDGATSQEPPESWTGNLLVQVQVERQLSWHTWLAGVFDDMHLVWPALGGSVAVLVCVLASTEVMQATTVQRPDSLAGVIDYLASPGSNVNPVRIDEFTMVPRRRASSADWPVASGDAVLTLSTVVTREGRIAQVRMLGTDQPWALKVKPEVVLAMIEAASQAQFEPARAGGTPVAVNLVWLLAHTTVVGSAADVDELLRPQAPAAGAVPFGPHAPSPAPKALPAPVPPAAQPSGGGAAAL; translated from the coding sequence ATGACCTTCGTTCCCTGCTCCGCCGTGCGCCCGCTGCTCGAGGCGTTCCACGACGGAGAGCTCCCGCTCGAGTCCCACCTGGAGGTCCGCGACCACCTGGAATCCTGCGCCGGTTGTGCGGCGGAGGCCTCGGACCTGCGCGGCCTGAGCGAACTGTTCGAGGACGCCGCGCCGGATGGGGCAACGTCGCAGGAGCCGCCGGAGAGCTGGACGGGCAACCTGCTGGTGCAGGTCCAGGTGGAACGGCAGCTGTCGTGGCACACCTGGCTCGCCGGCGTGTTCGACGACATGCACCTCGTGTGGCCGGCCCTGGGCGGCAGCGTGGCCGTCCTCGTGTGCGTCCTGGCCTCCACCGAGGTCATGCAGGCGACCACGGTGCAGCGGCCTGACTCGCTGGCAGGCGTGATCGACTACCTGGCCAGCCCCGGGTCGAACGTGAATCCCGTCCGGATCGACGAGTTCACCATGGTCCCGCGGCGGCGCGCCTCCTCGGCGGACTGGCCCGTGGCGAGCGGCGACGCGGTGCTGACGCTCTCCACGGTGGTCACGCGGGAAGGCCGCATCGCCCAGGTGCGCATGCTGGGCACGGACCAGCCGTGGGCGCTCAAGGTGAAGCCGGAAGTGGTGCTGGCCATGATCGAGGCCGCCTCGCAGGCCCAGTTCGAGCCGGCGCGCGCGGGCGGCACGCCGGTGGCCGTCAACCTGGTGTGGCTCCTCGCGCACACCACGGTGGTCGGCAGTGCCGCGGACGTGGACGAACTCCTGCGCCCGCAGGCGCCGGCGGCCGGCGCCGTGCCGTTCGGCCCGCACGCCCCGTCCCCGGCACCGAAAGCCCTTCCGGCCCCGGTCCCGCCGGCCGCGCAGCCCTCGGGCGGCGGTGCGGCGGCCCTCTAG
- a CDS encoding sigma-70 family RNA polymerase sigma factor — protein sequence MAPFLQPDVKDARALGWSDVGADEADLVRRCAAGDQRACAELVGTHERMVYQLAYHLLGTREEALDLSQEVFLRVFRTMGTFRGQSSLRTWIYRIVINQAKNRQRWWRRRRQSDQVSLDQHVQAHGDLAQRPEATAPDRLLARKQAAARLWAALDRLPFDQRTAIVLREFDGLSYDEIAFSLDIAVGTVKSRLTRARQALRTDLIEARS from the coding sequence ATGGCCCCATTTCTCCAGCCTGACGTGAAGGACGCTCGAGCCCTTGGGTGGTCGGATGTCGGCGCGGACGAAGCCGACCTGGTGAGGCGGTGCGCCGCCGGGGACCAGCGCGCGTGTGCCGAGCTGGTCGGCACCCACGAGCGCATGGTCTACCAGCTGGCCTACCACCTGCTGGGCACGCGCGAGGAGGCCCTGGACCTGTCCCAGGAGGTCTTCCTCAGGGTCTTCCGCACCATGGGCACCTTCCGCGGCCAGTCGTCGCTCAGGACCTGGATCTACCGCATCGTCATCAACCAGGCGAAGAACCGCCAGCGCTGGTGGCGCCGCCGGCGCCAGAGCGACCAGGTGTCGCTCGACCAGCACGTCCAGGCGCACGGCGATCTGGCGCAGCGGCCCGAGGCGACGGCCCCGGATCGTCTCCTGGCGCGCAAGCAGGCGGCCGCGCGGCTCTGGGCCGCGCTCGATCGTCTCCCGTTCGACCAGCGCACGGCCATCGTCCTCCGCGAATTCGACGGCTTGAGCTACGACGAGATCGCCTTCTCCCTCGACATCGCCGTCGGCACCGTGAAGTCGCGCCTGACGCGGGCACGACAGGCGCTCCGGACGGATCTCATCGAGGCGCGGTCATGA